A portion of the Vanessa atalanta chromosome 14, ilVanAtal1.2, whole genome shotgun sequence genome contains these proteins:
- the LOC125068965 gene encoding cyclin-dependent kinase inhibitor 1C-like, which produces MSRFIVLICLSFVLAQAKTETKKREASASYSIPTRHTYSEYHNRVPIPIPHPVPVSVPRPVPVGVPVAVPVDNPRPVPVAVPQPVAQIIPRPVAVPINRPVPLPVSQPVPVTITQGVGIPVPQPYAVSVPAAVPVRVPQPIPVPVGVQAIGGYGGIGSGVSIGGIGSGLSISGIGSGVYGSGVYAGGYGSIGVPVSSKIVSSVSIAHPYISSGSVHGSGYGGGYLSGGHGVYGHGH; this is translated from the exons atgtCGCGTTTTAta GTCTTAATATGTTTGAGCTTCGTGCTTGCACAAGCTAAAACAGAGACTAAGAAAAGAGAAGCATCTGCATCCTACTCTATTCCAACGCGGCACACCTACTCCGAGTATCACAATAGAGTCCCGATCCCAATTCCCCATCCCGTCCCAGTAAGTGTTCCTAGACCTGTACCAGTAGGTGTACCAGTTGCAGTACCAGTGGACAATCCACGTCCCGTCCCAGTTGCTGTTCCTCAACCGGTGGCTCAAATAATACCCAGACCGGTAGCAGTACCGATCAACCGTCCAGTACCATTGCCAGTCTCCCAGCCCGTTCCTGTTACTATTACACAGGGAGTTGGTATTCCAGTTCCCCAACCATACGCGGTCAGTGTACCAGCTGCTGTTCCAGTCAGAGTCCCACAGCCCATTCCGGTACCGGTGGGCGTTCAAGCAATTGGGGGATATGGCGGTATTGGTTCCGGTGTGTCAATTGGTGGTATCGGTTCTGGCTTGTCAATCAGTGGTATTGGTTCCGGCGTGTATGGCTCCGGCGTGTATGCTGGTGGATATGGATCCATAGGTGTGCCTGTATCTTCAAAAATCGTTTCATCAGTTTCAATAGCTCATCCATATATTTCTTCTGGATCTGTTCATGGGTCTGGTTATGGCGGTGGGTATCTGTCAGGAGGTCATGGAGTGTATGGCCACGGGCATTGA